The Herbaspirillum sp. RTI4 genome has a segment encoding these proteins:
- a CDS encoding SIR2 family NAD-dependent protein deacylase has product MPVQELDGQLRRAVKLIGQADSLIIAAGAGMGIDSGLPDFRGKNGFWKAYPALEKSGIDFYAAASGRSFQSAPIRAWGFYGHRLALYRQTRPHVGFDILRTLGEKIVGGYGVFTSNVDGHFQRAGFDPDRVHECHGSIHFCNVSLTAAMTFGVQTNFCRSLIWTPAS; this is encoded by the coding sequence ATGCCAGTTCAAGAATTGGATGGACAACTCCGGCGGGCAGTCAAATTGATCGGACAGGCTGACAGTTTGATTATCGCTGCCGGCGCTGGCATGGGCATCGATTCCGGACTGCCCGATTTTCGTGGCAAAAATGGGTTTTGGAAGGCCTACCCTGCATTGGAGAAATCAGGCATCGATTTTTATGCGGCGGCTTCTGGTCGTTCATTTCAATCGGCACCTATCCGTGCTTGGGGCTTTTATGGTCATCGTCTGGCGCTTTACCGGCAAACCCGCCCCCACGTCGGTTTCGATATTTTGCGGACCTTGGGTGAAAAAATAGTGGGAGGATATGGCGTATTTACCAGTAATGTTGATGGTCATTTTCAGAGGGCAGGGTTCGATCCAGATCGGGTGCACGAGTGCCACGGTTCTATTCATTTTTGCAATGTGTCGCTAACTGCAGCGATGACATTCGGAGTGCAGACGAATTTTTGCCGGAGTTTGATATGGACACCTGCCAGTTAA
- a CDS encoding NADPH-dependent F420 reductase, producing the protein MNIGIIGAGHIGSALAIRLVSLGHSVYIANSRGPETLKDVAQKTGAKPVTVQEAARHGEIIVVTIPLKNIPDLPKDLFANVAADVPVIDTSNYYPMLRDGQMPELETGELTESEWVQQHLGRPVVKVFNNIYAEHLQNKGLPAGTPGRISLPVAGDDAVTKQKVMALVQELGFDAVDNGSLHESWRQQPGTPSYGADLPADKLREHFTSLGPRRTEAQHAEYLANHAKQEQAMAAQGIKLK; encoded by the coding sequence ATGAACATTGGAATCATTGGGGCCGGCCACATCGGCAGCGCCCTCGCTATACGCCTCGTCAGCCTCGGACACTCGGTTTACATTGCCAACTCGCGCGGGCCTGAAACGCTGAAAGACGTGGCCCAAAAAACCGGCGCCAAGCCGGTTACGGTTCAGGAAGCGGCCCGCCACGGCGAAATCATCGTAGTCACCATTCCGCTCAAAAACATCCCCGACCTGCCCAAAGACCTGTTCGCAAACGTGGCGGCCGACGTACCCGTCATCGACACGAGCAACTACTACCCCATGCTGCGCGACGGCCAGATGCCGGAGCTGGAAACCGGTGAGCTCACAGAAAGCGAATGGGTGCAGCAGCACCTGGGCCGCCCGGTAGTGAAGGTATTCAACAACATCTACGCCGAACACCTTCAAAACAAGGGACTGCCCGCAGGCACACCTGGCCGCATCTCCCTACCGGTGGCCGGCGACGATGCGGTGACCAAGCAGAAAGTCATGGCACTGGTTCAGGAACTGGGCTTTGACGCTGTAGACAACGGCAGCCTGCACGAGTCGTGGCGGCAGCAACCCGGCACCCCCTCTTACGGTGCCGACCTGCCCGCCGACAAACTGCGCGAGCATTTCACCAGTCTGGGCCCCCGCCGCACCGAGGCTCAACACGCCGAGTACCTGGCCAACCACGCCAAGCAGGAACAGGCAATGGCTGCGCAAGGCATCAAACTGAAGTAG
- a CDS encoding type I restriction endonuclease has translation MPEQAHAAYKTPHRIAALFTAVTQAGGLGYHSLGNWSARDNNRPIEPEYLRQNLEKRGYSDAHISATLQTLMVAADSSALTAEGDETSVYQANLRIYQLLREGVRVQMTAGQGYETVHLVDWQNALHNDFAVAEDVSLCGRPEQQLDLVMYLNGIAIVVMEFKRSAVEMTEGIRQLIVHQKTARSKHFFSTVQLVVSASDTQGLRYGTIGTPEKFFVDWKESPTGCEPLAGSTLLDKPLMQMFEKNRLLELIRHFILFYAGQKKEARLHQFLGMKAAQERIQQPESFTVCTSTELDGDDGKGDGKVTLLDWKTEGRAQFDAARKALLHTSKSVPEPREIEQYLLYFCGDARHQEALLETESRRIVFNQSMASCLRTYVAIVQNLEEVGYDRLDVVALAKGMAFYCAIWTAIKIHLGEQPELYPAEVDLPSYEADMPHLIHLYIQRDAAIDLGDLRSTAFMELIPSIGIRNAIAQKLNPKGLLSKNAIAQGIISNIRQRIVRDQLTDLTHYKLISTLFEDLITQAWEDTAAYELFLGQAEALVIEMDAGIIAVVAT, from the coding sequence ATGCCCGAGCAAGCCCACGCAGCGTACAAGACCCCGCACCGCATTGCCGCTCTGTTCACTGCGGTGACGCAGGCTGGTGGTCTTGGCTACCACTCTCTCGGGAACTGGAGCGCACGCGATAATAATCGCCCAATTGAGCCGGAATACTTGCGTCAAAACCTGGAAAAAAGAGGCTATTCCGACGCACATATTTCGGCCACCCTGCAAACGCTGATGGTCGCTGCGGACAGCTCTGCCTTGACCGCCGAAGGCGACGAGACCAGCGTCTATCAAGCCAACTTACGCATCTACCAACTGCTGCGCGAAGGTGTTCGAGTGCAGATGACAGCTGGGCAGGGATATGAAACGGTACATCTCGTCGATTGGCAGAATGCGCTTCATAACGATTTTGCGGTGGCCGAGGACGTCAGCTTGTGCGGCAGACCCGAGCAGCAACTTGACCTGGTCATGTATTTGAATGGCATCGCCATCGTAGTGATGGAATTTAAGCGCAGCGCGGTAGAGATGACGGAGGGAATACGCCAGCTCATCGTCCATCAGAAAACAGCGAGGAGCAAACACTTTTTCAGCACCGTGCAATTAGTGGTGAGCGCTAGTGATACGCAAGGACTGCGCTACGGCACGATTGGCACCCCGGAGAAATTTTTCGTCGACTGGAAAGAAAGCCCGACCGGTTGTGAGCCGCTTGCAGGTAGCACTTTGCTGGACAAACCACTGATGCAAATGTTTGAAAAAAACCGCCTACTGGAACTGATCCGTCATTTCATCCTCTTTTATGCAGGTCAGAAGAAGGAGGCCAGGCTGCATCAATTCTTAGGTATGAAGGCGGCACAGGAGCGGATCCAACAGCCCGAATCCTTCACCGTTTGCACCTCAACCGAACTTGATGGGGACGACGGCAAGGGCGATGGCAAAGTCACTCTGCTCGATTGGAAAACCGAAGGCAGGGCGCAGTTTGACGCCGCTCGTAAAGCCCTGCTTCATACAAGCAAGTCGGTGCCCGAACCGCGTGAGATCGAGCAGTATCTGCTGTATTTCTGCGGCGATGCGCGTCATCAGGAAGCGCTTCTTGAAACCGAGTCCCGGAGAATTGTATTCAATCAATCGATGGCCAGTTGTCTTCGCACTTACGTCGCTATTGTTCAAAATTTGGAGGAGGTCGGGTACGACAGGCTGGACGTGGTGGCCCTTGCGAAAGGGATGGCGTTTTACTGCGCTATCTGGACCGCGATCAAAATACATTTGGGAGAACAGCCGGAGCTTTATCCCGCTGAAGTTGACCTGCCTAGCTATGAAGCTGACATGCCCCATCTCATCCACCTCTACATTCAGCGCGACGCCGCGATTGATCTTGGCGACCTGCGCTCGACCGCATTCATGGAACTGATTCCCTCAATAGGGATTCGGAATGCCATTGCTCAAAAGCTTAACCCGAAGGGTCTGCTCTCGAAGAATGCGATTGCCCAAGGCATTATCAGCAACATTCGCCAGCGGATTGTCCGCGACCAGCTCACAGACCTCACACATTACAAACTGATTTCTACTTTATTTGAAGATCTGATTACGCAAGCCTGGGAGGATACAGCAGCTTATGAATTATTTTTGGGTCAAGCGGAAGCGTTGGTGATAGAAATGGATGCTGGCATTATTGCAGTTGTCGCGACCTGA
- a CDS encoding cupin domain-containing protein, which translates to MDINADFNLRVVMHGATMPWVDSPVAGVQRRMLDRIGDEVARATTIVRYAPGSQFTAHTHSGGEEFIVLEGVFQDEHGDYPTGSYIRNPPTSRHTPGSASGCIIFVKLWQFAPDDRTHVVVDMHKMERVSDPTRPGVAVTPLFEDERETVQLEYWQAGAHVHLNCTDGAELLVLAGDFTDADIGDRLDAMSWVRLPRGGRLAAIAGNQGAHVWIKQGHLRFVDRPMIS; encoded by the coding sequence ATGGACATTAATGCTGATTTCAATTTACGCGTCGTTATGCACGGCGCGACCATGCCCTGGGTGGATTCTCCGGTAGCAGGCGTGCAGCGCCGGATGCTAGACCGCATCGGCGACGAAGTCGCGCGTGCGACCACGATTGTTCGCTATGCTCCGGGCAGTCAGTTCACGGCGCATACGCATAGCGGCGGTGAAGAATTCATCGTGCTCGAAGGGGTGTTTCAGGACGAACACGGCGACTATCCCACCGGTTCCTACATCCGTAATCCTCCCACCAGCCGACACACGCCGGGTTCTGCATCAGGCTGCATCATTTTCGTCAAGCTCTGGCAATTTGCGCCGGATGATCGCACCCATGTCGTCGTCGACATGCACAAGATGGAAAGGGTCAGCGACCCGACCCGTCCCGGCGTCGCGGTCACGCCGCTGTTCGAAGATGAACGTGAAACCGTCCAGCTTGAGTATTGGCAAGCTGGCGCACACGTACATCTCAACTGCACCGACGGTGCTGAATTACTTGTGCTGGCGGGGGACTTCACCGACGCCGACATCGGCGACCGACTGGATGCCATGTCCTGGGTGCGCTTGCCTCGGGGTGGCCGGCTTGCGGCAATAGCTGGAAATCAGGGCGCGCACGTCTGGATCAAGCAAGGCCATTTGCGCTTTGTCGACCGGCCGATGATTTCCTAA
- a CDS encoding glutathione S-transferase translates to METIPLFAFYFLTHPTTEISNMKIYDYEGFPNPARVRIALAEKGATDKVQFVHVDVMKGEHRLPAFVSKNPSASVPVLELDDGTFISECTAITEYIDHAFEGISLTGKTAKERAVIHMMQRRAEQGVMDAVGAYFHYATSGLGALELYHNKDWGMKQHERALSGMQYFNDVLATQAFAAGENFSVADITLFVGLSFADFAKITIPADCTALFAWRARMAKRTSMGGTGS, encoded by the coding sequence GTGGAAACTATTCCTCTTTTTGCATTTTATTTTTTAACTCATCCAACAACGGAAATATCCAACATGAAAATTTATGACTACGAAGGTTTTCCTAATCCGGCCCGGGTCCGCATCGCGCTGGCTGAAAAAGGCGCGACCGACAAAGTGCAGTTCGTGCATGTGGACGTAATGAAAGGCGAACATCGTCTGCCCGCGTTTGTCAGCAAGAACCCGAGTGCGTCGGTACCAGTGCTGGAACTCGACGATGGAACCTTCATCAGCGAATGCACCGCCATCACCGAGTATATCGACCATGCATTCGAGGGAATTTCGCTGACCGGAAAGACAGCCAAGGAGCGTGCCGTGATTCATATGATGCAGCGCCGCGCGGAACAAGGTGTCATGGACGCAGTGGGCGCGTATTTTCATTACGCCACGTCGGGCCTGGGTGCGCTCGAGCTTTACCATAACAAGGATTGGGGCATGAAGCAGCATGAGCGCGCGCTTTCTGGAATGCAGTATTTCAATGACGTGCTGGCCACTCAAGCGTTCGCTGCCGGCGAGAATTTTTCAGTTGCCGACATCACACTGTTTGTCGGCCTGTCGTTCGCAGACTTCGCCAAAATCACGATTCCTGCCGACTGCACCGCACTGTTCGCCTGGCGCGCTCGCATGGCCAAGCGTACCAGCATGGGTGGCACGGGTAGTTGA
- a CDS encoding nucleotidyl transferase AbiEii/AbiGii toxin family protein, producing the protein MANPGLSAMRPVVEKELLHYEIFQALDAEGLLKNLVFQGGTSLRLCRGSDRFSEDLDFAGGVNFSSESMQKIKECIEKRIGERFGLQVLFNNKPAKVGQGVIKHVRVDKWWLSIQTSPENPAMPRQKIKLEIANIPAYTRELVPLKVNYEVLGCMPTVIVNAESLDEIMADKILAFPTSLLDNEGRQVGLDSAKIWHRDIWDLAWMASRQAKLVPKLVVIKIKDYGVVDYLVLLECAIQQIPQIVKSPEFKDQMRRFIDSSTVAKTLDVVGYDDYLASSVSSLFRQMQIALNAMPVVVATQPVIRAAEHQTIVEEGQAQAGFRR; encoded by the coding sequence ATGGCCAATCCGGGGCTGTCTGCAATGCGACCTGTAGTGGAGAAGGAGCTGCTGCATTATGAGATATTTCAAGCATTGGATGCCGAGGGGCTTCTCAAAAATCTGGTGTTCCAAGGCGGTACCTCGCTGCGCTTGTGCCGTGGATCGGATCGATTCAGCGAGGATCTCGACTTTGCCGGCGGCGTGAATTTCTCCTCCGAGAGTATGCAGAAAATCAAGGAGTGCATCGAGAAGCGCATTGGAGAGCGTTTCGGCCTGCAAGTCTTGTTCAACAACAAGCCGGCCAAAGTGGGCCAGGGCGTGATCAAGCATGTCCGAGTCGACAAGTGGTGGCTTTCGATTCAGACATCGCCCGAGAATCCTGCAATGCCGAGACAGAAGATCAAGCTGGAGATCGCGAATATTCCGGCATACACTCGCGAGCTGGTCCCGCTAAAAGTTAACTATGAGGTCTTGGGCTGCATGCCCACGGTGATAGTCAATGCCGAGTCGCTTGATGAAATTATGGCAGACAAGATACTGGCCTTCCCGACATCGCTTTTGGATAATGAAGGACGACAGGTGGGTCTCGACTCGGCCAAGATTTGGCACCGCGATATTTGGGACCTGGCGTGGATGGCGTCGCGCCAAGCCAAGCTTGTTCCGAAGCTCGTGGTCATCAAGATCAAGGATTATGGTGTGGTGGATTACTTGGTGCTGTTGGAGTGTGCGATCCAGCAAATCCCGCAGATCGTCAAGAGTCCAGAATTCAAAGATCAAATGAGGCGCTTCATCGATTCATCGACGGTCGCCAAAACGCTGGATGTCGTAGGTTATGACGACTATTTGGCATCATCGGTGAGTAGCCTGTTCCGCCAGATGCAGATTGCTCTGAATGCCATGCCCGTCGTGGTTGCGACGCAGCCGGTTATTCGGGCGGCAGAGCATCAAACCATCGTCGAGGAAGGCCAAGCGCAAGCAGGATTCAGGCGATGA
- a CDS encoding efflux transporter outer membrane subunit, protein MLKRSLFATAAAILVAGCSLQPTYERPDAPVATSFPTGGVYDAQPDRAAATSNGGSADGQAAVDIGWRNFFSDARLQRIEELALKNNRDLRVSMLNVEAAQARYQITRAGLFPSVGASASKNRSRTPLDLSTSNQTNSTLYSVGLNASWEVDFFGRIRSLKDQALAQYLSTAEARKAGEISLLSSVASQYLTMLAYDDQLLVTRNTLTNTQESFRIAKLQFDTGTGSELVLRQSEGLLEQAAANLQSQLRLRAQAENALVLLVGQPLPDDLPAGLPLDSQHLLADIPANLPSDLLIRRPDIAAAEQTLIGANANIGAARAAFFPTISLTSTLGTLSPSFGGLFSTGSNAWSFVPQISIPIFSGGANVANLDLAKVQKRIGIANYEKVIQSAFREVADGLAARGTYDKQITSLERYTNSQNRRLELSDMRYRNGVDNYLSVLTAQTDLYNSQLVLITARLQRLTNLVDLYRYLGGGWIEHTGDQPRPADAIDGNSADTRTVVGTSSFAK, encoded by the coding sequence ATGTTAAAACGCTCTCTCTTCGCGACCGCAGCCGCCATTCTGGTGGCGGGTTGCTCCTTACAGCCGACCTATGAACGACCCGATGCGCCTGTCGCTACCTCTTTCCCTACCGGAGGGGTGTACGACGCGCAACCAGACCGCGCTGCTGCCACCAGCAATGGTGGCAGCGCCGATGGTCAGGCCGCTGTTGATATAGGCTGGCGCAATTTTTTCTCCGATGCACGCCTGCAAAGGATAGAAGAACTTGCATTGAAAAATAATCGTGACCTGCGCGTCTCCATGCTCAACGTAGAAGCCGCGCAGGCGCGATATCAGATCACGCGCGCAGGTTTGTTTCCGTCGGTCGGTGCCAGCGCATCAAAAAACAGATCGCGTACGCCACTGGATCTGTCCACGAGTAACCAGACGAATTCAACTCTCTATTCTGTCGGACTCAATGCCTCATGGGAAGTCGATTTCTTCGGCAGAATTCGCAGTCTGAAGGATCAGGCGCTGGCGCAATATCTCTCCACTGCCGAAGCGCGCAAAGCAGGTGAAATCTCGCTTTTGTCTTCGGTCGCATCCCAGTACCTGACCATGCTTGCCTATGATGATCAGTTGCTCGTTACACGCAATACCTTGACCAATACCCAAGAATCGTTCCGTATTGCCAAACTTCAATTTGACACCGGCACCGGATCGGAACTTGTTTTGCGCCAGTCGGAGGGGCTTCTGGAGCAGGCTGCCGCCAATCTGCAATCACAACTGCGACTTCGGGCGCAGGCAGAAAACGCACTCGTCCTGTTAGTTGGTCAACCACTGCCGGATGATCTGCCTGCCGGTCTTCCGCTCGATAGTCAACATTTGCTTGCCGACATTCCGGCCAATCTTCCTTCCGATCTGTTGATACGGCGTCCCGACATCGCTGCGGCAGAACAAACCCTCATCGGTGCGAACGCCAACATCGGGGCTGCGCGGGCGGCGTTCTTCCCCACCATTTCGCTCACCAGCACGCTGGGGACTTTATCGCCTTCATTTGGCGGCTTATTCAGCACAGGATCGAATGCCTGGTCCTTCGTTCCCCAGATCTCGATTCCGATTTTTAGTGGCGGCGCGAATGTAGCGAATCTTGATCTGGCAAAGGTGCAAAAACGCATCGGCATCGCCAATTATGAAAAGGTGATTCAAAGTGCGTTCCGCGAAGTCGCCGATGGTCTGGCCGCTCGCGGTACCTACGATAAGCAGATTACGTCCCTGGAGCGGTATACCAATTCGCAAAATCGCCGACTGGAACTTTCCGACATGCGATATCGCAATGGCGTAGACAATTATCTGAGTGTGCTCACCGCCCAAACCGACCTTTACAACTCGCAGTTAGTCCTGATCACCGCGCGTTTGCAACGGCTGACCAATCTGGTGGATTTGTATCGCTACCTGGGTGGCGGATGGATTGAGCACACCGGCGATCAGCCTCGTCCTGCGGATGCGATAGATGGCAATAGTGCTGATACAAGGACGGTAGTCGGTACCTCTTCCTTTGCGAAGTAA
- a CDS encoding NAD(P)-dependent oxidoreductase: MSNDKSPLKVGFIGLGRMGCGMASNLVRKGFSLKVFDLNTKAVGQLIELGAIAAKDVADASSDVDVIITMLPNTAVVLELIGGINGVLANAKAGAIVMDMSTVEPEATDQLAAAALAQGKSFVDAPVGRLASHADRGESLFMVGGTEADFAKVTPLLEAMGTTIHHCGVTGTGTRTKIVNNYLAVVSCQLNAEALTLSQRFGLSLEKTLDVIYGTTATNGQLKIAWPDKVLKGDIAPGFTIDLAHKDLTLIVGAANSAKSPMPIGAAAREAFSTARARGFGGNDFSAMVDVLCELSNTEKPRLKK, from the coding sequence ATGAGTAACGACAAATCCCCCCTCAAGGTCGGCTTCATCGGACTGGGTCGCATGGGCTGCGGCATGGCATCCAACCTGGTACGCAAGGGCTTTTCGCTGAAGGTATTCGACCTCAACACCAAGGCCGTCGGCCAACTGATAGAGTTGGGAGCGATTGCTGCCAAGGACGTAGCGGACGCATCGTCTGATGTCGACGTCATCATTACCATGCTACCCAATACCGCCGTCGTGCTGGAACTGATTGGCGGCATCAATGGCGTGCTAGCCAATGCAAAAGCGGGCGCGATTGTCATGGACATGAGTACGGTCGAACCGGAAGCCACCGACCAACTGGCTGCTGCTGCATTGGCACAGGGCAAGTCCTTCGTTGATGCACCGGTAGGCCGACTGGCCAGCCACGCAGATCGCGGCGAATCGCTGTTCATGGTGGGTGGCACCGAAGCCGATTTCGCCAAGGTCACCCCCTTGCTCGAAGCCATGGGTACCACCATCCACCATTGCGGCGTAACCGGCACGGGCACCCGCACCAAGATCGTCAATAACTACCTGGCTGTCGTGTCGTGCCAATTGAATGCCGAAGCGCTGACACTGTCGCAACGCTTCGGTCTGTCGCTGGAAAAAACCCTAGACGTGATTTACGGCACCACCGCAACCAATGGTCAGCTCAAGATTGCATGGCCGGACAAAGTTCTGAAGGGCGACATCGCGCCTGGCTTCACCATCGATCTGGCACACAAGGATTTAACCCTGATCGTGGGTGCTGCCAACAGCGCCAAGTCACCGATGCCTATCGGCGCGGCAGCACGGGAAGCCTTCAGCACAGCCCGCGCACGTGGTTTCGGCGGCAACGACTTCTCCGCCATGGTCGACGTCCTATGCGAGCTGTCGAACACTGAAAAGCCTCGTCTGAAAAAATAA
- a CDS encoding translesion error-prone DNA polymerase V autoproteolytic subunit, producing the protein MDIPRPLSSFPLALTLFDAAVCAGFPSPAADFAQQRINLNDYLLLNEQASFMFRVSGDSMCGIGIYSGDILIVDRSIVSAHNHIVLAIVDEEFTVKRLFRRGAVLKLLPENPAFSAIEFKEGQELRIWGVVTFNLHRLLNV; encoded by the coding sequence ATGGATATCCCTCGTCCTCTTTCGTCTTTCCCCTTGGCGCTGACCTTGTTCGATGCCGCCGTTTGCGCCGGTTTTCCTTCGCCGGCGGCCGACTTTGCGCAGCAACGCATCAATCTGAACGACTACTTGCTGCTGAACGAACAGGCGTCCTTCATGTTTCGTGTCAGTGGCGATTCCATGTGTGGCATTGGCATTTATAGCGGCGATATCCTGATTGTTGATCGCTCCATCGTATCTGCGCATAACCATATCGTGCTGGCCATCGTCGATGAGGAATTCACGGTCAAGCGTCTGTTCCGCCGTGGCGCGGTGTTGAAGTTGTTGCCAGAGAACCCGGCCTTCTCCGCCATCGAATTCAAAGAAGGGCAGGAACTTCGTATTTGGGGTGTGGTGACCTTCAACTTGCACCGGCTCTTGAATGTGTGA
- a CDS encoding Y-family DNA polymerase: protein MRSIALVDCNNFYVSCERVFRPDLLHRPIIVLSNNDGCAVSRSNEAKALGVKMGAPLFQIQDLVRRHGIVVFSSNYTLYADLSNRVMSILREFSPLQEIYSIDEAFVDLSGFSDIATRSRSMRERVYRDTGIPVCVGIGPSKTLAKLSNFVAKRHPRSHGVFNFNALSVQQIESVLKNIPVEEIWGVGRRLTMALNQRGIDTVLQLRDADVAAMRQGFGVVMEKTIRELRGEACIELEEVAPPKKQIVNSRSFGHAVTTIEDLQDALAHFVSNAARKLRDQHSLAGLLQVFIMTDRFREDRPQYCPSIAIPLTVPTAHTMVLQGWAVAGLAAIYQSGFHYKKAGVIFSDIGDASLYQGDLFAAAPKNPALMTTLDAINTRYGKGTLKLSQDSSRPSWKMRQERKSPEYTTNWDELPVCG from the coding sequence ATGCGCAGCATTGCCTTAGTCGATTGCAATAATTTCTACGTCAGTTGCGAGCGCGTCTTCCGGCCCGATCTGCTGCATCGTCCGATTATCGTGCTGTCGAACAATGACGGCTGTGCGGTTTCCCGCAGCAATGAGGCGAAGGCGTTGGGTGTCAAGATGGGCGCGCCCCTGTTCCAGATTCAGGATCTGGTGCGCCGCCATGGGATTGTGGTTTTTTCTTCCAATTACACGCTGTATGCCGACCTGAGCAATCGGGTCATGTCTATCCTGCGCGAGTTTTCTCCGCTGCAGGAAATTTATAGCATCGATGAAGCCTTCGTCGACCTCAGTGGTTTTAGCGATATCGCCACTCGTTCACGTTCGATGCGGGAGCGCGTTTATCGCGATACAGGAATTCCGGTGTGTGTCGGCATCGGCCCTTCTAAAACACTGGCTAAATTAAGCAATTTCGTGGCGAAACGGCATCCGCGCTCGCATGGCGTTTTTAACTTCAATGCGCTCTCCGTCCAGCAGATCGAGAGCGTGCTGAAAAATATTCCGGTGGAAGAAATCTGGGGTGTGGGCCGACGTCTGACGATGGCCTTGAACCAGCGGGGCATTGATACCGTGCTGCAGTTACGAGATGCCGATGTTGCCGCCATGCGCCAGGGTTTTGGGGTGGTGATGGAAAAGACTATCCGGGAACTGCGCGGTGAAGCCTGTATTGAGTTGGAAGAAGTTGCGCCGCCGAAGAAGCAGATCGTCAATAGCCGTTCGTTTGGCCACGCCGTGACCACCATCGAGGATTTGCAGGATGCGCTGGCGCACTTTGTCAGCAACGCGGCGAGGAAACTGCGCGATCAGCATTCGCTCGCTGGCCTGTTGCAGGTGTTCATCATGACGGATCGGTTCAGGGAAGATCGCCCACAATACTGCCCGAGTATCGCGATTCCGCTCACCGTTCCTACCGCGCATACCATGGTGTTGCAGGGTTGGGCGGTGGCCGGGCTTGCGGCTATTTATCAGTCTGGATTTCACTACAAGAAGGCGGGGGTCATTTTCAGCGATATAGGTGACGCCTCGCTGTATCAAGGCGATCTCTTCGCTGCCGCACCCAAAAATCCCGCGCTGATGACGACACTGGATGCGATCAACACTCGCTACGGCAAGGGCACATTGAAGCTCAGCCAGGACAGTTCAAGGCCGTCGTGGAAAATGCGGCAGGAAAGGAAATCACCGGAATACACGACCAACTGGGATGAATTGCCGGTTTGTGGATAA
- the tnpB gene encoding IS66 family insertion sequence element accessory protein TnpB has product MHTRIKVLVCDRFCIWLAARRLNKGRFVWGNDRLNTPMLIWG; this is encoded by the coding sequence ATGCACACACGCATCAAGGTGCTGGTCTGCGACCGCTTCTGCATTTGGCTGGCAGCTCGCCGACTCAACAAGGGCCGCTTTGTCTGGGGCAATGACCGCTTGAATACGCCGATGCTGATTTGGGGATAG